Proteins encoded in a region of the Homo sapiens chromosome 9, GRCh38.p14 Primary Assembly genome:
- the ALG2 gene encoding alpha-1,3/1,6-mannosyltransferase ALG2 isoform X1, which yields MPLLKLVHGSPLVFGEKFKLFTLVSACIPVFRLARRRKKILFYCHFPDLLLTKRDSFLKRLYRAPIDWIEEYTTGMADCILVNSQFTAAVFKETFKSLSHIDPDVLYPSLNVTSFDSVVPEKLDDLVPKGKKFLLLSINRYERKKNLTLALEALVQLRGRLTSQDWERVHLIVAGGYDERVLENVEHYQELKKMVQQSDLGQYVTFLRSFSDKQKISLLHSCTCVLYTPSNEHFGIVPLEAMYMQCPVIAVNSGGPLESIDHSVTGFLCEPDPVHFSEAIEKFIREPSLKATMGLAGRARVKEKFSPEAFTEQLYRYVTKLLV from the exons ATGCCCCTATTAAAACTTGTACATGGCTCCCCATTGGTTTTTGGAGAAAAGTTCAAGCTTTTTACCTTG GTGTCTGCCTGTATCCCAGTGTTCAGGCTGGCTAGACGGCGGAAGAAGATCCTATTTTACTGTCACTTCCCAGATCTGCTTCTCACCAAGAGAGATTCTTTTCTTAAACGACTATACAGGGCCCCAATTGACTGGATAGAGGAATACACCACAGGCATGGCAGACTGCATCTTAGTCAACAGCCAGTTCACAGCTGCTGTTTTTAAGGAAACATTCAAGTCCCTGTCTCACATAGACCCTGATGTCCTCTATCCATCTCTAAATGTCACCAGCTTTGACTCAGTTGTTCCTGAAAAGCTGGATGACCTAGTCCCCAAGGGGAAAAAATTCCTGCTGCTCTCCATCAACAGATacgaaaggaagaaaaatctgaCTTTGGCACTGGAAGCCCTAGTACAGCTGCGTGGAAGATTGACATCCCAAGATTGGGAGAGGGTTCATCTGATCGTGGCAGGTGGTTATGACGAGAGAGTCCTGGAGAATGTGGAACATTATCAGGAATTGAAGAAAATGGTCCAACAGTCCGACCTTGGCCAGTATGTGACCTTCTTGAggtctttctcagacaaacagaAAATCTCCCTCCTCCACAGCTGCACGTGTGTGCTTTACACACCAAGCAATGAGCACTTTGGCATTGTCCCTCTGGAAGCCATGTACATGCAGTGCCCAGTCATTGCTGTTAATTCGGGTGGACCCTTGGAGTCCATTGACCACAGTGTCACAGGGTTTCTGTGTGAGCCTGACCCGGTGCACTTCTCAGAAGCAATAGAAAAGTTCATCCGTGAACCTTCCTTAAAAGCCACCATGGGCCTGGCTGGAAGAGCCAGAGTGAAGGAAAAATTTTCCCCTGAAGCATTTACAGAACAGCTCTACCGATATGTTACCAAACTGCTGGTATAA
- the ALG2 gene encoding alpha-1,3/1,6-mannosyltransferase ALG2, translating into MAEEQGRERDSVPKPSVLFLHPDLGVGGAERLVLDAALALQARGCSVKIWTAHYDPGHCFAESRELPVRCAGDWLPRGLGWGGRGAAVCAYVRMVFLALYVLFLADEEFDVVVCDQVSACIPVFRLARRRKKILFYCHFPDLLLTKRDSFLKRLYRAPIDWIEEYTTGMADCILVNSQFTAAVFKETFKSLSHIDPDVLYPSLNVTSFDSVVPEKLDDLVPKGKKFLLLSINRYERKKNLTLALEALVQLRGRLTSQDWERVHLIVAGGYDERVLENVEHYQELKKMVQQSDLGQYVTFLRSFSDKQKISLLHSCTCVLYTPSNEHFGIVPLEAMYMQCPVIAVNSGGPLESIDHSVTGFLCEPDPVHFSEAIEKFIREPSLKATMGLAGRARVKEKFSPEAFTEQLYRYVTKLLV; encoded by the exons ATGGCGGAGGAGCAGGGCCGGGAACGGGACTCGGTTCCCAAGCCGTCGGTGCTGTTCCTCCACCCAGACCTGGGCGTGGGCGGCGCTGAGCGGCTGGTGTTGGACGCGGCGCTGGCGCTGCAGGCGCGCGGGTGTAGCGTGAAGATCTGGACAGCGCACTACGACCCGGGCCACTGTTTCGCCGAGAGCCGCGAGCTACCGGTGCGCTGTGCCGGGGACTGGCTGCCGCGAGGCCTGGGCTGGGGCGGCCGCGGCGCCGCCGTCTGCGCCTACGTGCGCATGGTTTTCCTGGCGCTCTACGTGCTGTTCCTCGCCGACGAGGAGTTCGACGTGGTAGTGTGCGACCAG GTGTCTGCCTGTATCCCAGTGTTCAGGCTGGCTAGACGGCGGAAGAAGATCCTATTTTACTGTCACTTCCCAGATCTGCTTCTCACCAAGAGAGATTCTTTTCTTAAACGACTATACAGGGCCCCAATTGACTGGATAGAGGAATACACCACAGGCATGGCAGACTGCATCTTAGTCAACAGCCAGTTCACAGCTGCTGTTTTTAAGGAAACATTCAAGTCCCTGTCTCACATAGACCCTGATGTCCTCTATCCATCTCTAAATGTCACCAGCTTTGACTCAGTTGTTCCTGAAAAGCTGGATGACCTAGTCCCCAAGGGGAAAAAATTCCTGCTGCTCTCCATCAACAGATacgaaaggaagaaaaatctgaCTTTGGCACTGGAAGCCCTAGTACAGCTGCGTGGAAGATTGACATCCCAAGATTGGGAGAGGGTTCATCTGATCGTGGCAGGTGGTTATGACGAGAGAGTCCTGGAGAATGTGGAACATTATCAGGAATTGAAGAAAATGGTCCAACAGTCCGACCTTGGCCAGTATGTGACCTTCTTGAggtctttctcagacaaacagaAAATCTCCCTCCTCCACAGCTGCACGTGTGTGCTTTACACACCAAGCAATGAGCACTTTGGCATTGTCCCTCTGGAAGCCATGTACATGCAGTGCCCAGTCATTGCTGTTAATTCGGGTGGACCCTTGGAGTCCATTGACCACAGTGTCACAGGGTTTCTGTGTGAGCCTGACCCGGTGCACTTCTCAGAAGCAATAGAAAAGTTCATCCGTGAACCTTCCTTAAAAGCCACCATGGGCCTGGCTGGAAGAGCCAGAGTGAAGGAAAAATTTTCCCCTGAAGCATTTACAGAACAGCTCTACCGATATGTTACCAAACTGCTGGTATAA
- the SEC61B gene encoding protein transport protein Sec61 subunit beta yields MPGPTPSGTNVGSSGRSPSKAVAARAAGSTVRQRKNASCGTRSAGRTTSAGTGGMWRFYTEDSPGLKVGPVPVLVMSLLFIASVFMLHIWGKYTRS; encoded by the exons ATG CCTGGTCCGACCCCCAGTGGCACTAACGTGGGATCCTCAGGGCGCTCTCCCAGCAAAGCAGTGGCCGCCCGGGCGGCGGGATCCACTGTCCGGCAGAG gAAAAATGCCAGCTGTGGGACAAGGAGTGCAGGCCGCACAACCTCGGCAGGCACCGGGGGGATGTGGCGATTCTACACAGAAGATTCACCTGGGCTCAAAGT TGGCCCTGTTCCAGTATTGGTTATGAGTCTTCTGTTCATCGCTTCTGTATTTATGTTGCACATTTGGGGCAAGTACACTCGTTCGTAG
- the SEC61B gene encoding protein transport protein Sec61 subunit beta isoform X1 has product METSEGCEEGCDIFWLQQEKCQLWDKECRPHNLGRHRGDVAILHRRFTWAQSWPCSSIGYESSVHRFCIYVAHLGQVHSFVDSVTSICHLKKEEKTQHFLDQKYSDYLFMREIFCKLAVLQGIYQ; this is encoded by the exons ATGGAAACTTCTGAAGGATGTGAAGAGGGATGTGACATTTTCTGGCTGCAACAG gAAAAATGCCAGCTGTGGGACAAGGAGTGCAGGCCGCACAACCTCGGCAGGCACCGGGGGGATGTGGCGATTCTACACAGAAGATTCACCTGGGCTCAAAGT TGGCCCTGTTCCAGTATTGGTTATGAGTCTTCTGTTCATCGCTTCTGTATTTATGTTGCACATTTGGGGCAAGTACACTCGTTCGTAGATTCAGTTACATCCATCTGTCAtctgaagaaggaggaaaaaacccAACATTTCTTGGACCAAAAGTATAGTGACTATCTGTTCATGAGAGAAATTTTCTGTAAGCTTGCTGTTTTACAGGGGATTTATCAATAA